Proteins found in one Magnolia sinica isolate HGM2019 chromosome 5, MsV1, whole genome shotgun sequence genomic segment:
- the LOC131245718 gene encoding probable leucine-rich repeat receptor-like protein kinase At5g63930, whose translation MLAVFESERISASAVVESVVIVVLASLLVCRSEELNTEGKYLLELKSSFSDEFNHLGSWDSSHPSPCRWTGVNCTMLESGPVVHSLNLSSMNLSGTFPPSIGSLVHLTVLDLSHNKLKGRIPKEIGNCSKLEVLNLNDNNLDGEIPAELGNLSCLRRLDFCNNGISGSFPEELGNLLSLVELMAYTNNLTGPLPPSLGNLKNLTVFRAGQNLISGSIPIEIGQCERLRVLGLAQNKLEGEIPKELGMLGKLKDLVLWDNGLSGSMPKELGNCSSLQTLALYENNLVGGIPMEMGNLMFLEKLYLYRNGLNGTIPKEIGNLTMATEIDFSENSLMGEIPKEFGNLKGLRLLYLFQNQLTGVIPVELCSLKNLSKLDLSINYLTGPIPMELQYLTELLMLQLFHNSLSGSIPQGLGVYSPLWVVDFSENNLTGQIPSHLCRHSNLILLNLWSNKLMGNIPNGLTRCKSLVQLRLGGNSLTGSLPVDLCKLANLSAIELDQNKFSGPIPSEIGNCKALQRLHLPDNHFASELPREIGNLSQLASFNISSNKVTGRIPPEIVNCRMLQRLDLSRNDFVGSLPDELGNLSQLELLKLSENGLLGSIPAHLGNLFRLTELQMGGNRFSGQIPQEFGGLSSLQIAMNLSYNNLSGNIPPELGNLILLEFLLLNNNHLTGEIPSTFANLSSLLGCNVSYNDLTGPLPSIPLFQDMAISSFIGNNALCGGPLGACGGSLSLPSLPPSKVANAHLGKIVAIIAAAVGGVSLVLIIAILRSIRRPPEMVTPLQDNELPPSVSDMYFSPKGGFTFQDLLESTNNFNESFVIGRGGCGTVYRAVMQTGLMIAVKKLASQREGNNVDNSFRAEILTLGKVRHRNIVKLYGFCYHQGSNLLLYEYMSRGSLGELLHGVSCSLDWETRYQIALGAAQGLSYLHHDCKPRIIHRDIKSNNILIDDNFEAHVGDFGLAKVIDMPQSKSMSAVAGSYGYIAPEYAYTMKVTEKCDVYSYGVVLLELLTGRTPIQTLDQGGDLVTWVRIYIQNHSIDSGILDARLNLEEENVINHMFMVLKIALLCTNMSPFDRPAMRQVVLMLIETKERGECSSSSNSLLPSKEDTS comes from the exons ATGTTGGCGGTTTTCGAATCTGAGAGAATTTCAGCTTCGGCGGTTGTCGAATCTGTAGTGATAGTAGTATTAGCCTCTTTGCTGGTTTGTAGATCTGAAGAGCTGAATACGGAAGGGAAATACCTTCTAGAACTCAAGAGCAGTTTCAGTGATGAGTTTAACCATCTGGGTTCTTGGGATTCCAGTCACCCGTCGCCGTGCAGATGGACGGGCGTGAATTGCACGATGCTGGAATCTGGCCCAGTTGTTCACTCTCTCAATCTGAGTTCCATGAACTTGTCCGGGACTTTCCCACCGAGTATCGGTTCTTTAGTCCATTTGACTGTTCTTGATCTCTCTCACAACAAGTTGAAAGGGAGGATACCGAAGGAGATTGGGAACTGTTCGAAGTTGGAGGTTCTTAATCTGAATgacaacaatttggatggtgagATCCCTGCCGAATTGGGTAATCTATCATGCTTGAGAAGACTCGACTTCTGCAATAATGGGATTTCGGGGTCATTTCCAGAGGAGCTTGGGAACCTGTTGTCCCTTGTGGAGTTAATGGCTTACACTAACAATTTAACGGGCCCGCTGCCTCCATCGCTTGGGAATCTCAAGAATTTGACGGTTTTCCGAGCAGGGCAGAATCTGATCTCAGGAAGTATACCCATTGAGATAGGCCAGTGTGAAAGGTTGAGAGTACTGGGTCTTGCGCAGAACAAGTTAGAgggagaaatcccaaaagaaCTTGGGATGCTTGGAAAATTGAAGGATCTGGTTCTTTGGGATAATGGTTTGTCGGGTTCTATGCCGAAGGAACTTGGGAATTGTTCAAGCCTTCAAACTCTTGCTTTGTATGAGAACAATCTGGTCGGTGGAATTCCCATGGAGATGGGGAACCTCATGTTCTTGGAGAAATTGTATCTCTACAGGAATGGATTGAACGGAACGATTCCAAAAGAGATTGGGAATCTCACTATGGCAACAGAAATCGATTTCTCAGAGAATTCATTGATGGGAGAGATACCGAAAGAGTTTGGTAATTTGAAGGGTTTGCGCTTACTCTACCTTTTCCAAAATCAGCTTACTGGTGTTATCCCAGTCGAGTTGTGCAGCTTAAAGAATCTGAGTAAGCTTGACCTTTCAATCAATTACCTCACTGGACCCATTCCCATGGAATTGCAGTATTTGACAGAATTGCTCATGTTACAGCTCTTTCATAACTCGCTGAGTGGCAGCATTCCTCAGGGGCTCGGTGTGTATAGCCCACTTTGGGTGGTTGATTTTTCAGAGAACAATCTCACTGGGCAAATACCAAGTCATCTTTGCAGACATTCTAATCTGATTTTGCTGAACCTGTGGTCAAACAAGCTGATGGGAAATATCCCAAATGGGCTCACAAGATGTAAGTCCCTGGTGCAGCTTCGTTTGGGTGGAAACAGTCTTACAGGGAGCCTTCCTGTGGATCTATGCAAATTGGCGAATTTGTCTGCAATTGAATTGGACCAAAACAAGTTCAGCGGCCCAATTCCTTCAGAGATAGGGAACTGCAAAGCATTGCAAAGGCTTCATCTCCCAGATAACCACTTTGCATCCGAGTTGCCGAGAGAGATAGGCAATTTATCACAATTGGCAAGCTTTAACATCTCGTCTAATAAGGTCACTGGAAGAATCCCGCCAGAGATTGTTAATTGCAGGATGCTCCAACGACTCGATCTCAGCCGAAATGACTTCGTGGGTTCTTTACCAGACGAGCTTGGAAACCTTTCCCAGTTGGAGCTGCTTAAGCTTTCTGAGAATGGGCTGTTGGGATCGATACCTGCCCACTTGGGGAATCTCTTCCGTTTGACTGAGTTGCAGATGGGCGGTAACCGTTTTTCAGGCCAAATACCACAGGAATTTGGTGGGCTTTCAAGTCTGCAGATAGCGATGAATCTCAGTTATAATAATCTGTCCGGAAATATACCGCCTGAGCTTGGAAATCTCATTTTACTGGAATTCCTCCTGCTCAACAATAACCATTTAACTGGTGAAATCCCTTCCACGTTTGCAAACCTGTCAAGTTTGCTTGGGTGCAACGTGTCGTACAATGATCTCACAGGACCTCTGCCATCTATCCCTCTCTTTCAAGACATGGCCATCAGCAGCTTTATCGGAAACAATGCTCTTTGTGGTGGGCCTCTTGGTGCATGTGGTGGATCTCTTTCATTGCCCTCCCTTCCACCATCAAAAGTGGCAAATGCTCATTTGGGCAAGATCGTGGCAATAATTGCTGCAGCTGTGGGCGGTGTTTCTCTTGTTCTCATCATTGCTATCCTGCGATCCATTAGACGTCCGCCTGAAATGGTTACTCCATTACAAGATAACGAGTTACCTCCTTCGGTCTCAGACATGTATTTCTCCCCAAAGGGTGGATTCACATTCCAAGATCTGCTTGAATCCACAAACAATTTCAATGAGTCTTTTGTGATCGGAAGGGGAGGTTGTGGAACGGTGTATAGAGCAGTTATGCAAACTGGACTGATGATTGCGGTTAAGAAGCTAGCATCGCAAAGAGAGGGGAACAATGTGGACAACAGCTTTCGTGCTGAAATTTTAACTCTGGGGAAGGTTCGACACCGAAATATTGTGAAGCTCTATGGTTTTTGCTATCACCAGGGCTCTAATCTTCTACTATATGAGTACATGTCGAGGGGCAGTTTGGGTGAACTACTTCATGGTGTCTCATGTAGCCTTGATTGGGAAACCCGTTATCAGATTGCTCTTGGGGCTGCTCAGGGGCTCTCATACTTGCATCATGATTGTAAACCACGGATCATTCACCGAGATATAAAGTCAAATAACATTCTAATTGATGATaactttgaagctcatgttgggGACTTTGGATTGGCGAAGGTGATTGACATGCCACAATCGAAATCGATGTCTGCAGTGGCTGGATCGTATGGGTACATTGCTCCTG AATATGCATACACCATGAAAGTCACAGAAAAGTGCGATGTCTATAGCTATGGAGTCGTCCTATTGGAGTTGCTCACCGGTAGAACACCCATACAAACACTGGACCAAGGGGGTGATCTTGTTACATGGGTGAGGATTTATATTCAAAACCATTCGATAGATTCGGGAATACTTGATGCTCGACTGAATTTGGAAGAGGAGAACGTCATCAATCACATGTTCATGGTCCTGAAAATCGCTTTACTATGTACGAATATGTCGCCGTTTGACCGACCGGCAATGCGGCAAGTCGTGTTGATGCTGATTGAGACTAAAGAGAGAGGAGAGTGTTCTTCGTCTTCAAATTCACTTCTCCCTTCAAAGGAGGATACCTCTTAA